One stretch of Francisella sp. LA112445 DNA includes these proteins:
- the rsmA gene encoding 16S rRNA (adenine(1518)-N(6)/adenine(1519)-N(6))-dimethyltransferase RsmA: protein MQYKTKAKKSLGQNFLQDENIIQKIVKLANISKQDTVLEIGPGLGALTRHLLSASSNVNVVEFDSSVIDTLIKNCEKYGRPNVYNEDFLKFDIHKISSEKIKLVGNLPYNISSPILFRVIEMSHKITDAHFMLQKEVVDRIVSSPNSKSYGRLSVILQYHFECSMILKIPPEVFYPQPKVDSAILRLKPRANKDFLKNYDFFEKLVKQSFAQRRKTLHNNLKEILKNKEIDPSTLPIDTKLRAENLSVKDFVCLANFLS from the coding sequence ATGCAATATAAAACAAAAGCAAAAAAATCCTTAGGACAAAACTTTCTTCAGGATGAAAACATCATTCAAAAAATTGTTAAACTAGCAAATATCAGCAAACAAGATACTGTTTTAGAAATAGGACCTGGACTAGGTGCTCTTACAAGACATTTACTATCAGCAAGCTCTAATGTAAATGTTGTCGAGTTTGACTCTAGTGTTATTGACACATTAATTAAAAACTGTGAAAAATACGGCAGACCTAATGTATATAATGAAGATTTTCTAAAGTTTGATATCCATAAAATATCATCTGAGAAAATTAAATTAGTAGGTAACCTACCTTATAATATTTCATCACCTATCTTGTTTAGAGTTATTGAAATGAGTCATAAAATTACAGATGCTCATTTTATGCTACAAAAAGAAGTTGTTGATAGAATAGTATCTTCTCCAAATAGTAAATCCTATGGTAGATTATCTGTAATTCTGCAGTATCATTTTGAATGTAGTATGATACTTAAAATACCTCCTGAAGTTTTCTATCCACAACCTAAAGTCGACTCAGCTATTCTTAGGTTAAAACCAAGAGCAAATAAAGACTTTTTAAAAAATTATGATTTTTTTGAAAAATTGGTCAAACAAAGTTTTGCTCAACGCAGAAAAACCTTGCATAATAACTTAAAGGAAATATTAAAAAACAAAGAAATTGATCCAAGCACTCTGCCTATTGATACTAAATTAAGAGCAGAAAACTTAAGTGTCAAGGACTTTGTTTGTTTAGCAAACTTTTTAAGTTAA
- a CDS encoding SurA N-terminal domain-containing protein produces the protein MKKVFIFILSITIFTNGFCDISSSLFQNAFGPGANNTTLDQPVQSPDSKQLINKTIAIVNNKPITSFELNEEVAKLQAAQGINPNITPASLDLKRKALQSLIAQAVLVQLAQQNNITISNAQVDSTIKDIAAKNGISEESLKLNIEAAGMSFDSYKNRIRKQLMVNQLQKQAISQQVSVSPEEIQNYIKKHQEEFDKEMQPIKIYTLKNFIVALPDSKKARQKKIDQFKKLATAVNEGLISFSEMTKQFSQAPNASSGGQLSEQVKFDSIPEIYKSHVKDLKNHQVSQPFIVNHTLQMIYIDNLDEHAPLLSKNVKKYYVYAIEIKLSNGMTEKGAKDALDRARLAIQSGQPFSQVAEKYNQDYSHADGNFKWVSKLDSPPIIPPAAFAQLSELKKDQLSEAFQADPKTWMIIKYTKVKEYDAVKELEEQKALEAIFANKAQEVYKTWLTSIKDDAYIEILEKDLKTPELY, from the coding sequence ATGAAAAAAGTATTTATTTTTATACTCTCTATAACAATATTTACTAACGGATTTTGTGATATTTCATCAAGCCTATTTCAAAATGCCTTTGGTCCAGGGGCAAACAATACAACTCTTGATCAGCCAGTTCAATCACCAGACAGTAAACAATTGATTAATAAAACCATAGCTATAGTAAACAACAAACCTATAACTTCTTTTGAACTAAATGAAGAAGTAGCAAAACTTCAAGCTGCTCAAGGGATAAACCCTAATATAACTCCCGCTTCTTTAGATTTAAAAAGAAAAGCTCTTCAAAGTCTAATTGCTCAAGCTGTACTAGTTCAACTAGCACAACAAAATAACATTACAATATCTAATGCTCAAGTTGATAGCACTATCAAAGATATTGCTGCTAAGAATGGTATTTCTGAAGAATCGTTAAAGTTGAATATTGAAGCTGCAGGCATGTCTTTTGATAGCTACAAAAATAGAATTAGAAAACAATTAATGGTTAACCAGCTTCAAAAACAAGCTATTTCTCAGCAAGTATCTGTTTCTCCAGAAGAAATCCAAAATTACATCAAAAAACATCAAGAAGAATTTGATAAAGAAATGCAACCTATAAAAATCTATACACTAAAGAACTTTATAGTAGCTTTACCAGATTCTAAAAAAGCTCGTCAGAAGAAAATAGATCAGTTTAAAAAGCTTGCTACTGCTGTTAATGAAGGGCTTATAAGCTTTTCTGAGATGACAAAACAATTCTCACAGGCACCTAACGCAAGCTCTGGTGGCCAACTAAGTGAACAAGTAAAATTTGACTCAATACCTGAGATATATAAAAGTCATGTTAAAGACCTTAAGAATCATCAAGTATCACAACCATTTATTGTTAATCATACATTGCAAATGATTTATATTGATAACTTAGATGAGCATGCACCATTACTAAGTAAAAATGTTAAAAAATACTACGTTTATGCAATTGAAATTAAACTGAGCAATGGTATGACTGAAAAAGGTGCTAAAGATGCCCTTGATAGAGCTAGACTTGCAATTCAAAGTGGCCAACCTTTTTCGCAAGTAGCTGAAAAATATAACCAAGACTATAGTCATGCTGATGGTAATTTTAAATGGGTTTCAAAATTAGATAGCCCTCCAATTATACCTCCAGCAGCTTTTGCTCAATTAAGTGAGCTAAAAAAAGATCAACTTTCCGAAGCATTTCAAGCAGATCCAAAAACTTGGATGATTATAAAATACACAAAAGTTAAAGAATACGATGCAGTTAAAGAGCTTGAAGAACAAAAAGCCCTAGAAGCTATTTTTGCCAATAAAGCTCAAGAAGTTTACAAAACATGGCTAACTTCAATTAAAGATGATGCATATATAGAAATACTAGAAAAAGATCTAAAAACACCTGAACTTTACTAA
- the lptD gene encoding LPS assembly protein LptD — MLKGIRKYLFICFGTVLCTTQAYAARILDNNPIKEDWKCKVVDGQWACQRAEKPKNVFDKQLKPAQKEKALADDLSWVNKPEYFVGGYYSNDSQFTKALCKSKRTDVSYENAEYDTDGTLIASGNVEVLQCDQELYGNNAIVNFNADKNSIKSLVMTGDVIARQPSTGIVLRTKALDTNVNDGTFSAGETYFRMARETPNTRIYNKENFSGYLRGYAKTFKKEDADNLILTDGYVTSGGPYDNAWKIAGDNIDIDTKEQMAYVKNAYFEVEDIPVMYMPYFSHPIGDKRRSGFLMPTFTQNENSGYAISVPYYFNLAPNYDLLLNTTLWSERGLEEDGTFRYMTKYTQNQFEGAIVPYDFQTGTMRGAFTLSSVGDYDNGITTNLQYEYVSDSQYFNDFSAGNVNLVTKTLLDREFDVNYTNDYIDSGITVLDYGIVNPAIDLANIPYGKLPEVKFNISSQGYTPDYYTVSMDTLNTFFYKAAAPVLGTGTPIGTNVNAFRSVEAPKIAGNFEGTWWNINPSLELPVRYYQLDNQASNTIKFDQSSVASALPIFNIDASAYFDKDFTSNDVAYTSTLRPRLFYTYIPYQDQRNIPLFDTSQQNEQYMQMFQVNRFTGWDRINNANQLTYALEASTTNQADGSTVASAKIGQMVYFADRRVSLCQGDSKCDPAVMDPYANDSFSPIMSSFEFQVMKNVYLSAQINYRLQTQKFDYQVYQLSYKDANENIFNISFNNIDRNWNSITQQQINDGVPPPSQETITLSTLLNITNHWGVTALWNYDFKQNQIANVFAGFQYNAKSWDIRALWQATPYTSNNPNDTQKLGTLTNTYLLEFELKGIGGAGASSLGERLSQINGYESGEWGEGT; from the coding sequence ATGCTAAAGGGGATTCGTAAGTATTTATTCATATGCTTTGGTACTGTTTTATGTACCACACAAGCTTATGCTGCACGTATTCTCGACAATAACCCTATCAAAGAAGACTGGAAGTGTAAAGTTGTTGATGGCCAATGGGCATGTCAACGTGCTGAAAAACCTAAAAATGTTTTTGATAAACAATTAAAACCTGCTCAAAAAGAAAAAGCTTTAGCTGATGATCTGAGTTGGGTAAACAAACCTGAATACTTTGTTGGTGGATACTATAGTAATGATAGCCAGTTCACCAAAGCACTATGTAAGTCAAAAAGAACCGATGTCTCTTATGAAAATGCTGAATATGATACAGATGGAACACTAATTGCCTCCGGAAATGTCGAAGTATTACAATGTGATCAGGAGCTTTATGGTAACAACGCTATTGTTAATTTCAACGCAGATAAAAACTCTATTAAATCACTAGTGATGACTGGAGATGTAATTGCAAGACAACCATCAACAGGTATAGTACTACGTACAAAAGCATTAGATACTAATGTTAACGACGGAACCTTTAGCGCAGGAGAAACTTATTTTAGAATGGCTCGTGAGACTCCTAACACACGTATTTACAATAAAGAGAATTTTAGTGGATACCTAAGAGGTTATGCAAAAACATTTAAAAAAGAAGATGCTGATAACCTAATTTTAACAGATGGCTACGTAACGTCTGGAGGACCTTACGATAATGCATGGAAAATAGCTGGCGATAATATTGATATTGATACGAAAGAGCAAATGGCATACGTTAAAAATGCTTATTTTGAAGTTGAAGATATACCCGTAATGTACATGCCGTACTTTTCGCACCCTATTGGAGATAAAAGAAGATCTGGCTTCTTAATGCCTACCTTCACTCAAAATGAAAACTCTGGTTATGCAATTTCAGTACCTTATTACTTTAACCTTGCACCAAACTACGATTTACTTTTAAACACTACACTTTGGTCAGAAAGAGGTTTAGAGGAAGATGGAACATTTAGGTATATGACTAAGTATACTCAAAACCAATTTGAAGGTGCTATAGTTCCATATGATTTCCAAACAGGAACTATGAGAGGAGCATTTACTTTATCAAGTGTGGGTGATTACGATAATGGCATAACAACAAATCTACAATACGAATATGTAAGTGACTCACAGTATTTCAATGACTTCTCTGCTGGTAATGTAAACTTAGTTACAAAGACTCTATTAGACAGAGAATTTGATGTCAACTATACAAATGACTATATTGACTCAGGTATTACAGTTTTAGACTATGGTATTGTAAACCCTGCAATTGATTTAGCTAACATCCCTTATGGTAAACTTCCTGAAGTCAAGTTTAATATAAGCTCACAAGGGTATACTCCAGACTACTATACAGTAAGTATGGATACACTTAATACGTTCTTCTATAAGGCAGCTGCTCCAGTACTCGGGACAGGTACACCGATAGGTACAAACGTTAACGCTTTCAGATCAGTTGAAGCCCCTAAGATCGCTGGGAATTTTGAAGGTACTTGGTGGAATATAAACCCATCATTAGAATTACCTGTTCGTTATTACCAATTAGATAATCAAGCATCTAATACCATCAAATTTGACCAAAGTTCTGTAGCAAGTGCTTTGCCTATATTTAATATAGATGCTAGTGCTTATTTTGACAAAGACTTTACTTCAAATGATGTTGCTTATACTAGTACATTAAGACCACGTCTATTTTATACATATATCCCATATCAAGATCAAAGAAATATCCCATTATTTGATACATCACAACAAAATGAACAATATATGCAGATGTTCCAAGTTAACCGTTTTACTGGATGGGATAGAATTAATAATGCAAACCAATTAACATATGCTTTAGAAGCATCTACGACAAACCAAGCTGATGGTAGTACCGTTGCGTCTGCAAAAATTGGTCAAATGGTATATTTTGCTGATAGACGAGTTAGTTTATGTCAAGGTGATTCAAAGTGTGATCCTGCTGTAATGGATCCTTATGCAAATGACTCTTTTTCACCGATAATGTCATCTTTTGAATTCCAAGTAATGAAAAATGTTTATTTATCAGCACAGATAAATTATCGTTTACAAACACAAAAATTTGACTATCAAGTTTACCAACTCTCATATAAAGATGCTAATGAGAATATTTTTAATATTTCTTTTAACAACATTGATAGAAACTGGAACTCTATAACTCAGCAACAAATAAATGATGGCGTACCACCTCCATCTCAAGAGACTATTACACTATCAACACTATTAAATATTACTAATCATTGGGGAGTTACTGCATTATGGAACTACGATTTCAAACAGAACCAAATAGCAAACGTATTTGCAGGCTTTCAATATAATGCTAAATCTTGGGATATTAGAGCTTTATGGCAAGCTACTCCATATACAAGTAATAACCCTAATGATACTCAAAAACTAGGAACTCTAACAAATACTTATCTATTAGAGTTTGAGCTTAAAGGTATTGGTGGTGCTGGTGCAAGTAGCTTAGGTGAAAGATTAAGTCAAATCAATGGTTACGAATCCGGAGAGTGGGGAGAAGGTACATAA
- the argS gene encoding arginine--tRNA ligase: MNIETYLSEMLAKAFRKLGYAESFAKVVVSTREGVGHFQCNGAMPLAKFAKKPPFIIAQDIVDSIDDKSIFAKLEVAKPGFINITLSDEFLAKTINEFLKAEKFGAKNTSNSRKVVLDFGGPNVAKPMHVGHIRSALLGDALQRIHRFYNDDVVSDVHLGDWGTQMGMLIEEIKQESPDLVYFDENFTGEYPKESPVTVKQLAEIYPRASKKCKSDMAEMEKARQATFELQQGRKGYVALWKHFVNISVEAIKKDFDSLDVSFDLWLGESDANKFVEEMIAHFKAENFIYEDEGAWVIDTNKEGVPPLIVVKSDGGVMYGTTDLATLWQRNKDLEPEEVIYVVDKRQSLHFKQVFSVAERTGVVDSKCKLKHVAFGTVNGKDGRPFKTREGGVMHLSDLISQAKQCARDRMPEEKNEQVINQIAMATIKFGDLVNNYSNDYIFDLEKFAQYEGKTGPYLLYTAVRAKSILRKVFGDDYCIESLIKDYKVTPAQNEHEERLQLQLLQFPIAIARAYENSQPHHICEYAYSLANSFNKFYVNCPIMNLDDETVKNTRVALCLATVKAMSIAVDLLGISIPERM; the protein is encoded by the coding sequence ATGAATATAGAAACATATTTATCGGAAATGCTTGCAAAAGCTTTTCGAAAATTAGGATACGCTGAGAGCTTTGCTAAAGTTGTAGTTTCAACTCGTGAAGGTGTTGGACATTTTCAATGTAATGGAGCTATGCCTTTAGCAAAATTTGCAAAAAAACCACCTTTTATTATTGCTCAAGATATCGTTGATAGTATTGATGATAAAAGCATTTTTGCAAAATTAGAAGTTGCAAAGCCAGGATTTATAAATATAACTTTATCAGATGAATTTTTAGCAAAAACTATAAATGAGTTTTTAAAAGCAGAAAAGTTTGGAGCTAAAAATACTAGCAACTCTAGAAAAGTAGTATTGGACTTTGGGGGGCCGAACGTCGCTAAACCAATGCATGTTGGACATATAAGATCAGCTTTACTTGGAGATGCTTTGCAAAGAATACACCGTTTTTATAATGATGATGTGGTTTCAGACGTGCATCTAGGCGATTGGGGTACTCAGATGGGTATGTTGATCGAGGAAATTAAACAAGAATCCCCAGATCTTGTTTACTTTGATGAGAACTTCACAGGAGAATATCCTAAAGAATCTCCTGTTACAGTTAAACAGTTAGCAGAGATTTACCCAAGAGCGTCTAAGAAGTGTAAGTCAGATATGGCTGAAATGGAGAAAGCTAGACAAGCTACTTTTGAACTCCAGCAAGGCCGTAAAGGTTATGTGGCATTATGGAAACATTTTGTTAATATTTCTGTAGAAGCTATTAAGAAAGATTTTGATAGTTTAGATGTAAGCTTTGACTTGTGGTTAGGTGAGAGTGACGCTAATAAGTTTGTTGAAGAAATGATTGCTCACTTTAAGGCAGAGAACTTTATCTATGAAGATGAAGGTGCTTGGGTTATAGATACAAATAAAGAAGGTGTTCCTCCACTTATAGTTGTTAAAAGTGATGGAGGTGTCATGTATGGTACTACAGATCTAGCAACGTTGTGGCAACGTAATAAAGATCTTGAGCCTGAAGAGGTTATCTATGTTGTAGATAAAAGACAATCTCTACATTTTAAACAAGTATTTAGTGTTGCAGAAAGAACAGGTGTTGTAGATAGCAAGTGTAAACTTAAGCATGTGGCTTTTGGCACCGTTAATGGTAAAGATGGTAGACCGTTTAAAACAAGAGAAGGCGGAGTTATGCATTTATCCGACTTGATTTCTCAAGCAAAACAGTGTGCTAGAGATAGAATGCCTGAAGAAAAAAATGAACAAGTGATAAACCAGATAGCTATGGCTACCATCAAGTTTGGTGATTTGGTTAATAATTACTCAAATGATTATATTTTTGATTTAGAGAAGTTTGCTCAGTATGAGGGTAAAACAGGACCTTATCTTCTATATACAGCAGTAAGAGCTAAATCAATTCTTAGAAAAGTGTTTGGCGATGATTATTGTATAGAATCTTTGATTAAAGATTATAAAGTAACCCCAGCACAGAATGAACATGAGGAAAGGTTACAGCTGCAACTTTTACAGTTTCCAATTGCTATTGCTAGAGCTTATGAAAACTCTCAACCTCACCATATATGTGAATATGCGTATTCTTTAGCAAATAGTTTTAATAAGTTCTATGTGAATTGCCCTATTATGAATCTTGATGATGAAACAGTTAAAAATACACGAGTAGCTTTATGTCTAGCAACTGTAAAAGCAATGAGTATTGCTGTTGATTTGTTAGGTATTTCAATTCCTGAGAGGATGTAA
- a CDS encoding oligopeptide:H+ symporter, giving the protein MSNFFNQPKAFYTIFMLEIWERFGYGALIAILVVYLQVGGIHLSESGAIATYAAFAALVYAFIVLGGYIGDMILGAKRTILLGLIILLSGYALLILEDKESTLWGLSFICVGTGLFKSNPTSLLAKCYVNSDSGQISNAFTLFYMAINIGSLLGMLVIPTIARSFGYSSSFIVISMALILAIMTFVGFGFTMRNIYTYAGGKKLNYKYLFSVIIGVAIMIYIVKFLLAYILIAKLIVILTFLVSLFVYIYLAFLYKKDGYFYKMMLALILMCEAMVYKISYIQMASSINLFTIKNTDHSILGLSIAPETFQSFNPFWIFVLSPLLAFYYVRSENSRFDISVYGKFSIGLFSIGLSFIVLYFSRFTATEGVTSAYWLVCSYALQALGELLISAIGLSMFTKLAPAKVNGFMIGVWWVFLAFASILGGIVAQLTAIDKSQVATMTLNTSLVDYTNFFLSIGIVIVVVSLLSFKLSPFKRKLMNQVS; this is encoded by the coding sequence ATGTCCAATTTTTTTAATCAGCCGAAGGCTTTTTATACTATCTTTATGTTGGAAATATGGGAGCGCTTTGGATATGGTGCTTTAATTGCGATACTTGTTGTTTATCTACAAGTAGGAGGTATCCACTTAAGTGAAAGTGGTGCTATAGCAACATATGCAGCATTTGCAGCTTTGGTTTATGCTTTTATTGTTTTGGGTGGATATATCGGTGATATGATACTCGGTGCAAAAAGGACAATATTATTAGGTTTAATTATACTTCTTAGTGGTTATGCACTATTGATCTTAGAAGATAAAGAATCGACTTTATGGGGCTTATCTTTTATATGTGTTGGTACTGGGTTATTTAAGTCTAATCCGACTAGCTTACTAGCTAAATGTTACGTTAATAGTGATTCTGGGCAAATTAGTAATGCATTTACTTTATTCTATATGGCTATAAATATAGGGTCCTTGCTTGGGATGTTAGTAATTCCGACTATTGCTAGAAGTTTTGGGTATTCATCTAGTTTTATAGTTATATCAATGGCTCTTATCTTAGCAATTATGACATTTGTAGGCTTTGGTTTTACTATGAGAAACATCTATACATATGCTGGTGGTAAAAAGCTTAATTATAAATACCTATTTTCTGTAATTATTGGTGTAGCTATTATGATTTACATAGTTAAATTTCTATTAGCATATATATTGATAGCTAAACTAATCGTAATCTTAACATTTTTGGTGTCATTATTTGTTTATATCTATTTAGCGTTTTTGTATAAAAAGGATGGCTACTTTTATAAAATGATGTTGGCTCTAATTCTTATGTGTGAGGCTATGGTATATAAAATATCTTATATTCAAATGGCGTCTTCAATAAACTTATTCACAATAAAAAATACAGATCATTCTATTTTAGGGTTATCTATTGCTCCAGAGACTTTTCAGTCATTTAATCCTTTCTGGATTTTTGTATTAAGTCCATTATTAGCTTTTTATTATGTTCGTTCTGAAAATTCTAGATTTGATATAAGTGTGTATGGAAAATTTTCTATAGGCTTATTTAGTATAGGTTTATCTTTTATTGTGTTATATTTCTCTCGCTTTACGGCTACTGAAGGAGTTACATCTGCTTATTGGTTGGTATGTAGTTATGCTCTGCAGGCATTGGGAGAGCTTTTAATTTCAGCAATAGGTCTTTCAATGTTCACTAAGTTAGCACCAGCAAAAGTAAATGGTTTTATGATAGGTGTTTGGTGGGTATTTTTAGCATTTGCATCAATACTTGGAGGTATAGTTGCTCAGCTAACAGCAATTGATAAAAGCCAAGTAGCAACGATGACTTTAAATACTTCACTGGTTGATTATACTAACTTCTTCCTATCTATAGGTATTGTGATAGTTGTAGTTTCATTGTTATCATTTAAATTATCGCCGTTTAAAAGAAAACTTATGAATCAGGTGAGCTAA
- a CDS encoding L-rhamnose/proton symporter RhaT — protein MLLSFAILLALVGGVLNGSFAVPSKLINNTSKNQVWFHFSYWAYVIIPVLTLFIFCNDFVIYYKYISIDVLLTLFIGGFIWGAGMICCLVAFKHVGISITFGINIGLATAGGSILPLVILNPSKLLTPFGIIIILSFILFIIGVTLVTIAARIRDRDIGATLDKKSSSFIIGITCCITAGIGSMTQAFVFNYGVGFFMKNLNLDSLSLLTRSNMPWVIIFVGAFIPNILYFKYSYNKEKKHLPKKDNKFLLKNFIIEKIAIIAMAFMFFECIIFFSISGTLLGGLGIIITYPIFMVFIILTSNFWGFFFKEWFHSSKKAKTYMFFAIAVLVIAVLSQTSAYFFTN, from the coding sequence ATGTTACTTTCTTTCGCTATTTTATTAGCTCTAGTTGGAGGTGTCTTAAATGGTAGCTTTGCAGTCCCATCTAAACTAATAAACAATACATCAAAAAATCAAGTATGGTTTCATTTCTCCTATTGGGCATATGTAATCATTCCAGTTTTAACATTATTCATTTTTTGTAATGACTTTGTTATATATTATAAATATATTTCAATAGATGTCTTACTTACTCTTTTTATTGGAGGTTTTATTTGGGGCGCTGGGATGATTTGTTGCCTTGTTGCATTCAAGCATGTTGGGATATCAATAACTTTTGGTATAAATATCGGACTTGCTACAGCAGGTGGTTCAATTCTTCCATTAGTTATCCTAAATCCATCTAAGTTACTCACTCCATTTGGAATAATAATAATCCTAAGCTTTATCCTATTTATAATAGGTGTAACACTTGTAACTATTGCCGCTAGAATACGCGATAGAGATATTGGAGCAACTCTAGATAAGAAGAGTAGTAGCTTTATCATTGGTATAACATGCTGTATTACTGCAGGTATTGGATCAATGACGCAAGCTTTTGTATTTAATTATGGTGTAGGCTTCTTTATGAAGAATCTCAATCTTGATAGTTTATCACTGCTAACAAGAAGTAATATGCCTTGGGTTATAATCTTCGTAGGTGCATTTATTCCTAATATTCTCTATTTTAAATATAGTTACAATAAAGAGAAGAAACACCTACCTAAAAAAGATAATAAATTCTTACTTAAGAACTTTATTATAGAAAAGATAGCTATTATAGCAATGGCTTTTATGTTTTTTGAATGTATTATATTTTTTAGTATTTCTGGTACTTTACTTGGAGGTCTAGGAATAATAATCACATATCCTATCTTTATGGTCTTCATTATATTGACATCAAATTTTTGGGGATTCTTTTTCAAAGAGTGGTTCCATAGTAGTAAAAAAGCTAAAACTTATATGTTTTTTGCAATAGCTGTATTAGTAATTGCTGTACTATCTCAGACTTCAGCTTACTTCTTTACTAACTAA
- a CDS encoding ROK family protein: MAIYIGLDIGGTKTLVHSVNKNGEELKRTRRDTPYKLADGLEMLFEMIDEVSQGSQILGIGAAIGGPLDVSKGTVSPLHQPTWRDVPLKKIIEDKYNCPFYFDIDTNVAALSEYHLKGYNQKTFLYITLSTGMGGGFLINGLVYRGLSHPEIAHQSIEYKCSHPERIKCACGARNCLSAIVSGTGISKIYDKPAAELSIDEWKEVGYNLGQGLRNIACILSPEIIVFGGGVITKQKDVLLTEAEKVMNDDLRIVSPPKLKISDFDYDTALYGASLIAKEGRKFYGEHS; this comes from the coding sequence TTGGCTATATATATTGGTTTAGATATTGGTGGAACAAAAACTTTAGTTCATAGTGTAAATAAAAATGGTGAAGAGCTTAAACGTACAAGAAGAGATACTCCTTATAAGCTAGCAGATGGCTTAGAAATGTTATTTGAGATGATTGATGAAGTTAGCCAAGGATCTCAGATACTAGGCATTGGTGCTGCTATAGGAGGACCTTTAGATGTTAGCAAAGGAACTGTTTCTCCATTACACCAGCCAACATGGCGAGATGTGCCATTAAAAAAAATCATAGAAGATAAATATAACTGTCCTTTTTATTTTGATATTGATACTAATGTAGCAGCATTATCTGAATATCATTTGAAAGGTTATAACCAAAAGACTTTCTTATATATAACACTTAGCACTGGCATGGGTGGCGGTTTTTTAATTAACGGCTTAGTTTATAGAGGTCTTTCTCATCCAGAAATTGCTCATCAAAGTATAGAATATAAATGTAGCCATCCAGAGCGTATCAAATGCGCGTGTGGTGCTAGGAACTGCTTATCAGCTATTGTCTCTGGTACAGGCATTTCTAAAATATACGATAAGCCAGCTGCAGAACTGTCTATAGATGAATGGAAGGAGGTTGGATATAACCTAGGTCAAGGACTTAGAAATATAGCTTGTATTTTATCTCCTGAAATTATTGTTTTTGGTGGTGGAGTAATTACAAAACAAAAAGATGTTTTACTTACAGAAGCTGAGAAAGTCATGAATGACGATCTTAGAATAGTTTCACCTCCAAAGCTAAAAATATCTGATTTTGATTATGATACAGCTCTTTATGGAGCTAGCCTTATAGCAAAAGAAGGCAGAAAATTTTATGGGGAGCACAGCTAA